The Erigeron canadensis isolate Cc75 chromosome 4, C_canadensis_v1, whole genome shotgun sequence genome window below encodes:
- the LOC122597985 gene encoding 50S ribosomal protein L30-like has product MNAYKAYKACAPIAWSPNLYITLVRGIPGTRKLHRRTLEALRLGKCNRTVMRWNTPTVRGMLQQVKRLVVVETEEMFKARKEKQANQSALRPPLVVTHLTHHKSDTTQASI; this is encoded by the exons ATGAATGCTTACAAGGCTTACAAAGCATGTGCTCCAATAGCATGGAGTCCCAACCTATACATTACGCTAGTGAGGGGCATTCCAGGGACAAGAAAACTTCACAGGCGGACGTTAGAAGCATTGCGTCTTGGAAAATGTAATCGAACAGTCATGCGATGGAACACTCCTACTGTCAGAGGCATGCTTCAACAG GTTAAGAGGTTAGTTGTGGTCGAGACTGAGGAGATGTTTAAGGCCCGGAAAGAAAAGCAGGCAAACCAAAGTGCGCTCCGTCCACCTTTGGTTGTCACCCATCTTACGCATCATAAAAGTGATACTACTCAAGCTTCTATATAA